Proteins found in one Sorghum bicolor cultivar BTx623 chromosome 1, Sorghum_bicolor_NCBIv3, whole genome shotgun sequence genomic segment:
- the LOC8081213 gene encoding uncharacterized protein LOC8081213 isoform X2, which translates to MSRGASMDTISLDDWELLLPDHKSSFLVDVECSNGSHGVVVGGKDQLLLGAELVVIDMDHFGSTSSHPPPYDYCILDEEANEKLPSEDAYGHDPIAIDVYEAEEQEETTIKSVKEADQDDDVLVEAAVPDGVSQRAREEEEEEGVSKTGFSVGSLRVNGVGALCSFGVAAATFCILLLGGGGGKQQQQLHKRQGHKIQLQQMYAGDEEHYYKRNGGF; encoded by the coding sequence ATGAGCAGAGGTGCCTCCATGGATACAATCAGCCTTGACGACTGGGAGCTCCTCCTGCCTGATCACAAGAGCTCCTTCCTCGTGGACGTGGAGTGCAGCAATGGCAGCCATGGCGTTGTCGTCGGCGGTAAGGACCAGCTCTTGCTCGGAGCCGAGCTGGTCGTGATCGACATGGACCACTTCGGCTCCACGTCATCTCACCCTCCTCCCTATGACTACTGCATCCTAGATGAGGAAGCCAATGAGAAGCTACCATCAGAAGATGCCTATGGTCATGATCCGATCGCCATTGATGTCTACGAAGCAGAAGAGCAAGAGGAGACGACGATCAAGTCCGTCAAAGAGGCCGATCAGGACGACGACGTGCTGGTTGAAGCTGCTGTACCTGATGGCGTCAGTCAGCGTGCtcgggaggaggaagaggaagaaggcGTCAGCAAGACTGGCTTCAGCGTGGGGAGCCTGAGAGTGAACGGTGTCGGCGCGCTCTGCTCGTTCGGGGTCGCAGCCGCCACGTTCTGCATCTTGCttcttggtggtggtggtggcaagcagcagcagcaactgcaCAAGAGGCAGGGTCACAAGATCCAGCTCCAGCAGATGTATGCTGGCGATGAG
- the LOC8081214 gene encoding 5'-adenylylsulfate reductase-like 5 isoform X1, translated as MRCAAAALAVALIAAVAGAAAAGSPAAGTCARRGAPPFLDAVGSRCPFVRIEPSPPLEVRGEAVDTELNLRRRGASYFILFYAAWCPFSSKFQPTFEALSTMYPQIHHFAVEESSATPSLFSRYGVRGFPAILFVNETTMVRYRGSKDLNSLVNFYKETTGLDPIAYIDVVHQESTGSLSSVMPWDRSLREFAKDEPYLLAAVLFIILKVAAHFIPVVMSHLRAFLVVRVQNLNLGIRRGSNQLLERALNVLDMRRLWSKLRLSNKATDLRKGASNARAWASSFASVSLGEPSSSRQA; from the exons ATgcgctgcgccgccgccgcgcttgCGGTCGCCCTCATCGCTGCCGTCGCCGGCGCAGCCGCCGCGGGGTCGCCGGCCGCGGGCACGTGCGCGCGGAGGGGCGCGCCGCCGTTCCTCGACGCCGTCGGATCCCGCTGCCCCTTCGTCCGGATCGAGCCGTCCCCGCCTCTCGAG GTGAGAGGAGAGGCTGTTGATACTGAGTTGAACCTTCGAAGGAGGGGTGCTTCATACTTCATTCTCTTTTATGCTGCATGGTGTCCATTTTCGAGCAAATTCCAACCAACATTTGAAGCTCTTAGCACGATGTACCCTCAGATACATCACTTTGCTGTTGAAGAATCTTCTGCTACACCAAG TTTGTTTTCAAGATATGGAGTCCGTGGTTTCCCAGCCATTCTTTTTGTAAATGAGACTACGATGGTTCGATATCGGGGTTCAAAAGATCTTAACTCTCTGGTCAATTTCTATAAAGAGACTACAG GTCTCGATCCAATTGCATATATTGATGTTGTCCACCAAGAGAGCACAGGAAGCTTGAGCTCAGTTATGCCATGGGATCGTTCTCTGCGTGAATTTGCCAAAGATGAGCCATATTTGTTAGCTGCAGTTCTTTTTATCATCCTGAAGGTTGCAGCGCACTTCATACCTGTTGTCATGTCTCATCTGAGAGCTTTCTTAGTTGTCCGTGTCCAAAACTTGAACCTAGGGATCCGTAGGGGATCAAACCAGCTCTTGGAACGAGCATTGAATGTTCTTGATATGAGGAGGCTTTGGAGCAAGCTGAGACTGAGCAACAAGGCAACGGACTTGAGGAAGGGAGCAAGTAATGCACGAGCTTGGGCTTCCTCATTTGCTTCTGTTTCACTGGGTGAACCATCATCTTCGAGACAAGCGTAG
- the LOC8081214 gene encoding 5'-adenylylsulfate reductase-like 5 isoform X2, producing the protein MRCAAAALAVALIAAVAGAAAAGSPAAGTCARRGAPPFLDAVGSRCPFVRIEPSPPLEVRGEAVDTELNLRRRGASYFILFYAAWCPFSSKFQPTFEALSTMYPQIHHFAVEESSATPRYGVRGFPAILFVNETTMVRYRGSKDLNSLVNFYKETTGLDPIAYIDVVHQESTGSLSSVMPWDRSLREFAKDEPYLLAAVLFIILKVAAHFIPVVMSHLRAFLVVRVQNLNLGIRRGSNQLLERALNVLDMRRLWSKLRLSNKATDLRKGASNARAWASSFASVSLGEPSSSRQA; encoded by the exons ATgcgctgcgccgccgccgcgcttgCGGTCGCCCTCATCGCTGCCGTCGCCGGCGCAGCCGCCGCGGGGTCGCCGGCCGCGGGCACGTGCGCGCGGAGGGGCGCGCCGCCGTTCCTCGACGCCGTCGGATCCCGCTGCCCCTTCGTCCGGATCGAGCCGTCCCCGCCTCTCGAG GTGAGAGGAGAGGCTGTTGATACTGAGTTGAACCTTCGAAGGAGGGGTGCTTCATACTTCATTCTCTTTTATGCTGCATGGTGTCCATTTTCGAGCAAATTCCAACCAACATTTGAAGCTCTTAGCACGATGTACCCTCAGATACATCACTTTGCTGTTGAAGAATCTTCTGCTACACCAAG ATATGGAGTCCGTGGTTTCCCAGCCATTCTTTTTGTAAATGAGACTACGATGGTTCGATATCGGGGTTCAAAAGATCTTAACTCTCTGGTCAATTTCTATAAAGAGACTACAG GTCTCGATCCAATTGCATATATTGATGTTGTCCACCAAGAGAGCACAGGAAGCTTGAGCTCAGTTATGCCATGGGATCGTTCTCTGCGTGAATTTGCCAAAGATGAGCCATATTTGTTAGCTGCAGTTCTTTTTATCATCCTGAAGGTTGCAGCGCACTTCATACCTGTTGTCATGTCTCATCTGAGAGCTTTCTTAGTTGTCCGTGTCCAAAACTTGAACCTAGGGATCCGTAGGGGATCAAACCAGCTCTTGGAACGAGCATTGAATGTTCTTGATATGAGGAGGCTTTGGAGCAAGCTGAGACTGAGCAACAAGGCAACGGACTTGAGGAAGGGAGCAAGTAATGCACGAGCTTGGGCTTCCTCATTTGCTTCTGTTTCACTGGGTGAACCATCATCTTCGAGACAAGCGTAG
- the LOC8081214 gene encoding 5'-adenylylsulfate reductase-like 5 isoform X3 → MCHCYVVKKKAPNPPETQSVSPSSARRRLHTEVLAVRKDNEGSIRGWRVRGEAVDTELNLRRRGASYFILFYAAWCPFSSKFQPTFEALSTMYPQIHHFAVEESSATPSLFSRYGVRGFPAILFVNETTMVRYRGSKDLNSLVNFYKETTGLDPIAYIDVVHQESTGSLSSVMPWDRSLREFAKDEPYLLAAVLFIILKVAAHFIPVVMSHLRAFLVVRVQNLNLGIRRGSNQLLERALNVLDMRRLWSKLRLSNKATDLRKGASNARAWASSFASVSLGEPSSSRQA, encoded by the exons ATGTGTCATTGCTACGTGGTGAAAAAGAAAGCACCAAACCCCCCTGAAACCCAATCTGTGTCGCCGTCGTCGGCGCGGAGACGCCTCCACACAGAGGTGCTTGCCGTCAGGAAGGACAACGAGGGGAGCATCAGGGGTTGGAGG GTGAGAGGAGAGGCTGTTGATACTGAGTTGAACCTTCGAAGGAGGGGTGCTTCATACTTCATTCTCTTTTATGCTGCATGGTGTCCATTTTCGAGCAAATTCCAACCAACATTTGAAGCTCTTAGCACGATGTACCCTCAGATACATCACTTTGCTGTTGAAGAATCTTCTGCTACACCAAG TTTGTTTTCAAGATATGGAGTCCGTGGTTTCCCAGCCATTCTTTTTGTAAATGAGACTACGATGGTTCGATATCGGGGTTCAAAAGATCTTAACTCTCTGGTCAATTTCTATAAAGAGACTACAG GTCTCGATCCAATTGCATATATTGATGTTGTCCACCAAGAGAGCACAGGAAGCTTGAGCTCAGTTATGCCATGGGATCGTTCTCTGCGTGAATTTGCCAAAGATGAGCCATATTTGTTAGCTGCAGTTCTTTTTATCATCCTGAAGGTTGCAGCGCACTTCATACCTGTTGTCATGTCTCATCTGAGAGCTTTCTTAGTTGTCCGTGTCCAAAACTTGAACCTAGGGATCCGTAGGGGATCAAACCAGCTCTTGGAACGAGCATTGAATGTTCTTGATATGAGGAGGCTTTGGAGCAAGCTGAGACTGAGCAACAAGGCAACGGACTTGAGGAAGGGAGCAAGTAATGCACGAGCTTGGGCTTCCTCATTTGCTTCTGTTTCACTGGGTGAACCATCATCTTCGAGACAAGCGTAG
- the LOC8081215 gene encoding uncharacterized protein LOC8081215: protein MQILRRKVLEASRRLPLFYAAHSGRAHAVATLAGAAARWAPPATSGSLAAAPWAATQRRGVKMLGSDVKLGNIIQRRGRIYQVIKAQHSHQGRGGATIQVELRDVDTGNKLTERFRTDEALERVFVEEKSFTYLYQEGDTVTLMEPETFEQLEVSKELFGKAAAYLKDEMKVNLQYFDGRPMSGTVPQRVTCTVVEAQPNTKGLTAQPQYKRVLLDNGLSVLAPPFIEAGEKIVISTADDSYMTRA from the exons ATGCAGATCCTCCGGCGGAAGGTTCTTGAGGCTTCCCGCCGCCTCCCTCTCTTCTACGCTGCGCACAGCGGACGCGCCCATGCGGTCGCTACGCTGGCGGGCGCCGCCGCGCGGTGGGCCCCGCCGGCCACCTCGGGCTCACTTGCCGCTGCTCCGTGGGCTGCCACCCAGCGCCGCGGCGTCAAGATGCTCGGCTCCGAC gtgaaacttggaAATATCATACAAAGAAGAG GTCGCATTTATCAG GTAATAAAAGCACAACATTCGCatcaaggaagaggaggagccACAATACAG GTCGAACTGAGGGATGTTGACACTGGAAACAAATTAACAGAAAGATTTCGTACTGATGAGGCCCTTGAGA GAGTTTTTGTTGAGGAGAAGTCATTCACATATCTGTATCAGGAAGGAGATACTGTGACACTTATGGA GCCTGAAACATTTGAGCAACTTGAAGTTTCGAAGGAACTGTTTGGCAAAGCTGCAGCATACCTGAAAG ATGAAATGAAGGTGAATCTACAATACTTTGATGGCCGGCCAATGTCTGGTACAGTTCCTCAACGAGTGACTTGTACTGTTGTTGAAGCACAGCCAAATACAAAAGGGCTAACTGCTCAACCTCA GTATAAAAGGGTCTTGCTGGACAATGGTCTTTCAGTGCTT GCACCACCCTTTATTGAAGCGGGTGAGAAGATTGTAATCAGTACAGCCGATGATTCTTATATGACGAG GGCATAA
- the LOC8061126 gene encoding protochlorophyllide-dependent translocon component 52, chloroplastic, with product MDPLSLLQIPRASRPPLPLSAAAAPLSCRRLNVSGGARPVPRRLQRRAARLSVSAVATDTPRTEEEQPSPSPSPSPSGKEQFDWLDQWYPFAPVCDLDPRAPHGKTVLGLSVVAWYDRGAGEWRVFDDACPHRLAPLSEGRIDDKGRLQCVYHGWCFDGAGACKFIPQAPALGPPVHTSPKACVASYPCVVQNNILWFYPRADPEYKDVLQRKRPPFIPEIDDPEFVTVYGIRDLPYGYDILIENLLDPAHVPYAHKGIIRGIRKKEDPGRVEYDREGGGPSKMKIEQANIQGFVSPQERGYFQFVAPCTSFAAPFPQPQEDKKKKVPRVMLVFLCIPVSPGRSRVIWAFPRNIGVWLHHITPRWLYHVGQNLVLDSDIFLLHVEERKFATVGLDNWQKACYVPTSSDSMVVAFRNWFKKFSKNQIGWATPQIDQLPPTPTKDQLMERYWSHVAQCTSCNAALKAMKALEVVLQVASVAVVGFLAVAKETLVTSTVQRAAVVSAAVLCFAASRWLANFIQKNFYFQDYIHAYK from the exons ATGGACCCCCTCTCCCTTCTGCAGATCCCTCGCGCATCGCGCCCACCGCTCCCCCTGTCCGCGGCCGCCGCGCCATTGAGCTGCAGGAGGCTAAACGTAAGCGGCGGCGCGCGCCCCGTGCCGAGGCGGCTGCAACGCCGCGCCGCGCGGCTGTCGGTGTCCGCCGTGGCGACCGATACGCCGCGGACCGAGGAGGAgcagccgtcgccgtcgccgtcgccgtcgccgtcaggGAAGGAGCAGTTCGACTGGCTGGACCAGTGGTACCCATTCGCCCCCGTGTGCGACCTCGACCCGCGCGCGCCTCACGGCAAGACGGTGCTGGGGCTCAGCGTCGTGGCCTGGTACGACCGCGGCGCCGGCGAGTGGCGCGTCTTCGATGACGCCTGCCCGCACCGCCTCGCGCCGCTCTCCGAGGGCCGGATCGACGACAAGGGCCGCCTCCAGTGCGTCTACCATGGCTGGTGCTTCGACGGCGCCGGCGCCTGCAAGTTCATCCCCCAGGCACCCGCCCTCGGCCCGCCGGTGCACACGAGCCCCAAGGCGTGCGTGGCGTCGTACCCCTGCGTCGTGCAGAACAACATCCTGTGGTTCTACCCGAGGGCCGACCCCGAGTACAAGGACGTGCTGCAGAGGAAGCGGCCGCCGTTCATCCCTGAAATCGACGACCCGGAGTTCGTCACCGTCTATGGCATCAGAGACCTCCCTTACGG GTATGATATTTTGATTGAGAACCTTTTGGATCCTGCTCATGTCCCGTATGCGCACAAGGGGATCATTCGCGGCATCCGCAAGAAGGAAGATCCTGGAAG AGTTGAGTATGATAGAGAGGGTGGCGGTCCATCGAAGATGAAGATCGAGCAGGCAAACATACAAGGGTTTGTGTCGCCGCAGGAGCGGGGCTACTTCCAGTTCGTCGCTCCCTGCACGTCGTTCGCCGCACCGTTTCCACAACCACAAGAG gacaagaagaagaaggtgcCTCGGGTCATGCTGGTATTCTTATGCATTCCGGTCAGTCCTGGCAGGAGCAGGGTGATCTGGGCGTTCCCGAGGAACATTGGGGTATGGCTCCACCACATCACACCACGGTGGCTGTACCACGTCGGGCAGAATCTTGTATTGGATTCAGACATTTTCCTCCTCCATGTTGAG GAGCGTAAATTTGCCACGGTAGGGCTTGATAACTGGCAGAAAGCTTGCTATGTGCCCACATCGTCAGACAGCATGGTGGTCGCCTTCAGGAACTGGTTCAAAAAATTCTCCAAGAATCAGATCGGCTGGGCAACCCCACAAATCGATCAGCTGCCACCAACACCTACCAAGGATCAGCTCATGGAGAG GTACTGGTCACACGTGGCGCAGTGCACGAGCTGCAACGCGGCGCTGAAGGCCATGAAGGCGCTTGAGGTTGTCCTGCAGGTTGCCTCGGTCGCCGTCGTCGGGTTTCTCGCCGTCGCCAAGGAAACCCTGGTCACGTCGACTGTTCAGAGGGCCGCGGTCGTGTCGGCTGCCGTGCTATGCTTCGCTGCGTCCCGATGGCTTGCCAACTTCATCCAGAAGAACTTCTACTTCCAAGATTACATCCACGCCTACAAGTGA